One Erysipelothrix amsterdamensis DNA window includes the following coding sequences:
- a CDS encoding IS3-like element ISErh1 family transposase (programmed frameshift): MGTRTMHSYETKMKVIEMKLAGYSSRFIQTELGIKNVTQVKTWWRWYRNGEHYRFSQPVGKQYTFGKGPEGDTVEETQRLRIKSLEQQIELFKKVFGKRKDVVPEIIIKLVEEYRNTVSIKDILNLFGVPKSTYYRWTKKEQLDSNNYSVNEALVIELCKENKFRYGYRKITALIRKERIINKNTVQKIMQKHQCQCRVKVKRYRKNKNPKIIMPNIINRDFKSLRPLEKLVTDITYIPYGHKMLYLSTIMDLYNGEIIASTLSDRQNLECVVDTLNQLPDIVQPCILHSDQGSVYTSKEYQLRVKNKSITMSMSRKGTPADNAPIESFHASLKCETFELNPELKGSTEIVSQTVINYLKYYNENRIQEKLGYQSPVNYRLTSS, from the exons ATGGGAACACGAACTATGCATAGCTATGAGACAAAGATGAAAGTTATAGAAATGAAATTGGCAGGATACTCAAGCAGGTTTATTCAGACTGAACTTGGAATAAAAAATGTAACACAAGTCAAAACATGGTGGAGATGGTATCGAAATGGTGAACACTATCGATTTTCTCAACCTGTAGGCAAGCAATATACTTTTGGAAAAGGGCCTGAAGGAGACACGGTCGAAGAAACACAAAGACTTAGAATTAAATCTTTGGAGCAACAAATTGAACTAT TTAAAAAAGTATTTGGAAAGAGAAAGGATGTGGTTCCTGAAATAATCATCAAGCTCGTTGAAGAGTATCGCAACACTGTATCAATTAAAGATATCTTGAATCTTTTTGGGGTACCTAAGTCAACGTATTACCGTTGGACTAAAAAAGAGCAACTAGATTCTAATAATTATTCTGTCAATGAAGCATTAGTAATTGAACTTTGTAAAGAAAATAAATTTCGTTATGGATATCGAAAAATAACTGCATTAATTCGAAAAGAAAGAATTATCAATAAGAATACTGTTCAAAAGATAATGCAGAAACACCAATGTCAATGCCGTGTTAAGGTCAAACGGTATCGAAAAAACAAAAATCCGAAGATCATTATGCCCAATATCATTAATCGCGACTTTAAATCACTACGTCCTCTAGAGAAATTGGTGACAGATATCACTTACATCCCTTATGGCCATAAAATGCTCTATTTATCTACGATCATGGATTTATATAATGGTGAGATTATTGCGTCTACATTGAGTGACAGACAAAACCTAGAATGTGTGGTTGATACATTAAATCAACTTCCGGATATCGTTCAGCCATGTATTCTTCATTCTGATCAAGGAAGTGTCTATACATCAAAAGAGTATCAACTTAGAGTAAAAAATAAAAGCATTACCATGAGTATGTCCCGTAAGGGGACACCCGCTGATAATGCTCCTATCGAATCGTTTCATGCCTCTCTAAAGTGTGAAACATTCGAATTAAACCCAGAACTAAAGGGTTCTACTGAAATTGTATCACAAACTGTGATAAACTATTTAAAATATTACAATGAAAATCGAATACAAGAAAAGCTAGGATATCAATCGCCCGTAAATTATCGGTTAACTTCATCCTAA